A genomic stretch from Alosa sapidissima isolate fAloSap1 chromosome 3, fAloSap1.pri, whole genome shotgun sequence includes:
- the nat9 gene encoding N-acetyltransferase 9 yields MRINENTLLEGKNIVLVPYNSDHVPRYHEWMSSEELQKLTASEPLSLEQEFEMQCSWREDDDKCTFIILDKQKWAEPSVPEEQCMVGDVNIFLTDPDDHSLAEVEVMIAEPGYRGRGLGKEVTQMMLCYAVNRLGVRKFEAKIALNNTVSIALFKKLGFGELSVSEVFGEMTLGMNVDEAAHSLLLCNSDFMQEHDYRKARESRH; encoded by the exons ATGAGGATAAATGAAAACACTTTGCTGGAGGGAAAGAACATTGTTCTGGTACCTTACAACTCAGACCACGTACCTAG GTACCACGAATGGATGAGCTCGGAGGAGCTGCAGAAGTTGACCGCGTCGGAGCCGCTGTCGCTGGAACAGGAGTTTGAGATGCAGTGCAGCTGGAGAGAGGACGATGACA AATGCACCTTCATCATACTGGATAAGCAGAAGTGGGCAGAGCCCTCCGTCCCAGAGGAGCAGTGCATGGTGGGAGACGTCAACATTTTCCTGACGGACCCTGATGACCACTCACTGGCAGAGGTGGAGGTCATGATTGCGG AGCCCGGCTACAGAGGAAGAGGACTTGGAAAGGAAGTGACGCAGATGATGTTGTGCTACG CGGTCAACAGACTGGGCGTCAGGAAGTTTGAGGCCAAAATTGCCTTGAATAACACAGTGAGCATCGCCTTGTTCAAAAAGCTGGGCTTTGGAGAG CTCTCGGTCAGTGAAGTGTTCGGTGAGATGACCCTGGGCATGAATGTTGATGAAGCGGCACACTCACTGTTGCTATGCAACTCGGACTTCATGCAGGAGCATGACTACAGGAAGGCTCGGGAGAGCCGGCACTGA